Proteins encoded by one window of Bacillota bacterium:
- a CDS encoding ABC transporter substrate-binding protein, whose amino-acid sequence MKNSNSTTRRMVMVLLVMLIFGLFSVSAQAQEIKIGLISSLTGPVSTYGQSVRNAVEMGVEEINNAGGINGQKIALVISDDKGDATEAANIARYLIDREQVALIIGPVITPCVMSVAPIAQEAGVPLMTPTGTGDSITAIGDYIFRAAYKDSLQGKVMARFAAENLGLKRVAIMYDIANDYSVGLMNAFKNAFEELGGTIVSTQSYTTGDRDFSAQLTSILLANPEGLYIPDYHSAVGPILLQANQFGINAVKLGVDGWDSPDLKTLSAGNHEGGYYVNHYSVLDTREATVEFTKKYTEKFGQEPDALAALGYDAVLIVKAALEQAGSTDPVAIKDAMGSVKNVVAATATIDMDPEGTPYKPIVVLQIQDGIPIVVDRVYP is encoded by the coding sequence ATGAAGAATTCAAACTCAACAACGCGCAGGATGGTGATGGTACTCCTTGTAATGCTGATTTTCGGACTTTTCTCGGTGTCAGCTCAGGCTCAGGAAATCAAGATCGGACTGATTTCAAGCCTTACCGGTCCAGTATCAACCTATGGACAGTCGGTGCGCAATGCTGTGGAAATGGGAGTAGAGGAAATTAACAATGCAGGTGGAATTAATGGACAAAAGATCGCTTTAGTCATCAGCGATGATAAAGGCGATGCAACGGAAGCAGCGAACATCGCGCGGTACCTAATCGACCGCGAGCAGGTTGCGCTGATTATCGGCCCAGTTATTACACCTTGTGTAATGTCGGTAGCCCCCATTGCCCAAGAGGCTGGCGTGCCCTTGATGACCCCAACTGGAACTGGTGACAGCATTACGGCTATCGGCGACTATATCTTCCGGGCAGCCTATAAAGATTCGCTTCAAGGTAAAGTAATGGCTCGGTTTGCCGCGGAGAACCTCGGACTAAAGCGGGTTGCGATCATGTATGATATTGCCAACGACTACTCTGTTGGTTTGATGAACGCCTTCAAAAATGCCTTTGAAGAACTAGGTGGCACGATTGTCTCTACCCAATCTTACACTACCGGAGACAGAGATTTCAGTGCTCAGCTGACTTCAATTCTTTTGGCCAATCCTGAGGGTCTTTACATCCCAGATTATCATTCAGCAGTGGGACCGATTCTCCTGCAAGCAAACCAATTTGGAATCAATGCTGTCAAGCTCGGTGTAGACGGTTGGGATTCGCCTGACTTAAAAACTCTGTCCGCTGGAAACCATGAAGGCGGATACTATGTAAACCACTACTCCGTCTTGGATACAAGAGAAGCTACAGTCGAATTCACCAAAAAGTATACCGAAAAATTCGGTCAGGAACCGGATGCGCTGGCGGCCCTCGGGTATGACGCTGTGCTGATCGTAAAAGCAGCTCTCGAGCAAGCTGGCAGCACAGATCCTGTAGCAATTAAAGATGCTATGGGCTCCGTGAAGAATGTGGTTGCTGCTACCGCAACCATTGACATGGATCCGGAAGGAACTCCTTATAAGCCGATTGTTGTACTCCAGATTCAAGACGGCATACCGATTGTTGTTGACCGCGTATATCCGTAG
- a CDS encoding O-methyltransferase, translating into MTISTLTPEHINRYTSRFNILSNLELDKLRQNAAARSDILPCIQQDTACLLQLIVQLIRPRRVLELGTGIGVSTLIIAEAAEQALITTVERSPVFAAEAKMNFEDWGVTERISIMVGDAVEVVEKLDDTYDLIFQDSGKQTYAPTLDKLVELLNVGGLLIADDTLFPAMELPERNRNSQRVIDKFNHLVSEHPLLESCILPIGHGLTIARKVTDRIFD; encoded by the coding sequence ATGACAATATCGACACTTACCCCAGAACACATCAACCGCTATACCAGCAGATTTAACATTCTGTCCAATCTAGAATTAGATAAACTGCGTCAGAACGCTGCAGCGCGCTCCGATATTCTGCCGTGTATCCAGCAAGATACCGCCTGCCTGCTGCAGTTGATAGTTCAGCTGATCAGGCCTCGCAGAGTATTAGAGCTTGGCACCGGTATTGGAGTGTCAACGCTGATTATTGCAGAAGCGGCTGAGCAGGCGCTGATTACCACCGTTGAACGCAGTCCAGTTTTTGCCGCCGAAGCCAAAATGAACTTTGAGGATTGGGGCGTAACTGAGCGGATTTCTATCATGGTCGGTGATGCAGTAGAAGTAGTGGAGAAATTGGATGATACATACGACTTGATCTTTCAGGATTCCGGCAAGCAGACCTATGCACCAACGCTGGACAAGCTTGTGGAACTGCTGAATGTAGGGGGGCTGCTTATCGCAGATGATACCCTTTTCCCGGCAATGGAATTACCTGAGCGCAATCGCAACAGTCAGCGGGTAATCGACAAGTTTAACCATTTGGTTAGTGAGCATCCTTTATTGGAAAGCTGTATCCTGCCCATTGGTCACGGTTTAACCATTGCCCGAAAAGTTACGGATAGAATTTTTGATTAA
- the trxA gene encoding thioredoxin encodes MTVTLTDSTFIEEVEQNKGVVLVDFWAPWCGPCRMVGPIIEEIAEEYQGKAKIGKLNVDDNPQVAMKYGIMSIPTMLIFKDGEVVDQIVGAVPKQMITEKIDQFV; translated from the coding sequence ATGACAGTAACTTTGACTGACAGTACTTTTATTGAGGAAGTTGAACAAAATAAAGGTGTAGTTTTGGTAGATTTTTGGGCACCTTGGTGTGGTCCCTGCCGTATGGTTGGTCCAATTATTGAAGAAATTGCTGAGGAGTATCAAGGCAAGGCTAAGATTGGCAAACTGAACGTCGATGATAATCCTCAAGTTGCAATGAAATATGGCATAATGAGTATTCCAACAATGCTCATCTTTAAAGATGGAGAAGTCGTGGATCAAATCGTTGGCGCAGTTCCAAAGCAGATGATCACTGAAAAGATCGACCAATTCGTCTAA